The following DNA comes from Chloroflexaceae bacterium.
CTTTCTGCGACACGCCCGCTCGCTCCGCCACGGCCTTGATAAAGTCGGTCTTCTGCATTGGTGCAGACCTCCTCCAAGCAAGGATCAGCATATGCACTATATGCCTTTGTGAAGCAGTATACCGCACCTGTCAATACCTTTGACGCATTCTAACGCGGTATTTGCCCCTTCAGACTTTCCAACTCGGTTTTAGCACATCAGAAAGCCATGGAATATCGAAACATTTGTGTTTATCCGGGCCGGACGCTGCACCTGGCCAGTTCCGTTGCCCGAAGGATGAGAAGAGCTTCTGGAAGCGCCCAGGCCTCCCAGACCATCGCCCGAGGCGGGGCGAGGGGCAACCCGGTTTCTCCACGCTCCTCCATCCGAGCCAGGAACAGGGTCACCAGCCCCCCGCAGTCCGGTCGTCGCGCAGGCGCGCCAGATCGGCCGCAAGGCCGGTATAGTTCTCCGGTCGCAGCGCCAGCAGTTCCGCCCTGACCTCCTCGCGCACGTCGAGCGTCTCGACGAACTGCCGCAGCCCCTCCAGGGTCAGATCGCGCCCGCGGGTCAGGGTTTTGAGCGTTTCGTAGGCTTCGGGGTAGCCTTCGCGCCGCAGAATGGTCTGGATCGCTTCGGCCAGCACTTCGGGATGCGCTTCCAGGTCGGCGCGCAGTCGCTCCCGGCGCACCGCCAGTTTGTCCAGTCCGCGCAGCACGCGCTGGCAACCCAGCAGGCTGTAGCCAAAGGCCGTGCCCAGGTTGCGCAGCACCGTGCTGTCCGATAGATCCCGTTGCAGGCGCGACACGGGCAGCTTGCGGCTCATGTGCTCCAGCAGGGCGATCGCCAGCCCCAGGTTGCCCTCGGCGTTCTCAAAATCAATCGGGTTAATCTTGTGCGGCATAGTTGAGGAACCGACCTCGCCGGGAGCAGGTCGCTGGGCCAGATAGCCGTCGCTGATGTAGCGCCAGATGTCCTGGCACAGATCCACCAGGATCACGTTGACGCGCTTGAGCGCGTCGCAGAGGGTGGCCAGGCTGTCGTGGGGCTCGATCTGCGTGGTGAGCAACACCGGCTCCAGCTCCAGGAGGCGGACAAAGGCGCGCGAGAAGGTGATCCAGTCTACTTCTGGCAGGGCGACAGCATGGGCGGCGAAGGTGCCGGTGGCGCCATTGAGCTTGCCGGTCAGCCGAACGTCGCGCACTGCCTCGAAGGCCCGACGCAGTCGCATAAAGAAGACGTTCATCTCTTTGCCGAACGTCGTCGGCGTGGCGGCCTGACCGTGGGTGCGGGCCAGCATCGGCGTGGCTGCCTCGACGTCGGCCAGCTCGCGCAACCGCTCGAGCAGACGGCTGAGGGGCGGCAGAATCGCTGCGTCGCGGGCCTCGCGCACCAGCAGGCCGTAGGCCAGATTGTTCACGTCCTCCGAGGTCAGGGCGAAGTGCACCGCCTCCTTCCAGCGCTCCAGACCCAGTCGGTCGAGTTGTTCGCGCAGCCAGTATTCGACCGCTTTGACATCATGGTTGACCCGGCGATCCCATGCGGCGATGGCCAGCGCGTCGGCGTCGCTAAACTGGCGATACAACTGCCGCAGTTGGGCCTGCTGCTGCGCGTCGAGGGGGGCTACGAAGCCAACGCTGGGAGCGCGTGAAAGGAAGATCAGATACTCAACCTCCACGCGTACACGGTAACGGAACAGCGCTGCTTCACTGAAATACGCCGCCAGATGGCCCACATCGCCGCGGTACCGCCCATCCAGCGGGCAAAGGGCGGCAAGCCGGGTCACGTCATCGGTCATAGTGCTATCCTTTTTGCCCTCCCGGTCCCTGCTGCGCGAGGCGCGTGGTTACATCAGGTTGCATTGCTTCTCATGATACAACCTTTCGGGTGGGGTTGGCGTTGCTGCGGTTGCAAGAGGAGAGCCGTAGAATGGGGAAACTCGCTTTCCCCATCCCCCTGGCTGTAGGGAGGTTCCGGGAGGGACTGATTAGTCTGTCAAGTAAGCTTCCTGGCATTTCCACCCCCCTCCCAACCTCCCTCCCGTTGGGGGGAGGAGCCGGCCTTCCTCCCCCGGCGGGGGAGGGTTGGGGAGTGGGGTGGGAGTTTAGCGAAAGACTTTGTTTATAGACTACTGATGGTGCGGCGCTATGGTCAGGCTGTACTACCGGCCTCTGAAGCACGCCTCAGGGTGAGAATCGTCACCTCAGGGGGACAGCCGAGGCGGAATGGCAGGCCGCCGATGCCCCGGCTGACGTAGAGCTGTAGCGCGCCGATGGTCAGATGGCCAATAGGATAGCGCCAGCCATGGCGCGGCAGGCAGAACGATCCGAGAAGCGGCAGGTAGACGTGCCCCCCGTGGGTGTGCCCGGAAAGTTGCAGATGCACGCCACGAGCGGCCGCTTCGTCGGCCAGGTCAGGACAGTGCGACAGGAGCACCGTGAAGACGCCTTCAGGCGCGCCATCGAGCGTGGCCGCCAGGTCATGGGCGCTGTCCCACATATCGTCAACGCCGGCGAGCACCAGTTCGGCCTCGCCGTCGCGCAGTCGCCGGTGGCTGTTGAGGAGAAACTCGACCCCCAGCGGGGCAAGCGTCCGCTGGATGGCCGGGAAACCCTCCCAGTAGTCGTGATTGCCCGGCACGGCGAAGATGCCCAGCCGCGGGCGCCAGGACTTCAATGGCGCCAGGACTTCCGGCAACTCGGGGATAGCGCGCTCGAAGCTCACGAAGTCGCCGGTCATTACCAGCAGATCGGGTTGTTCGGCCACCAGGCGCTCAACGGCCCAGCGGGCGTTGTCCGCGGTGTACGGCAGCCCCAGGTGCAGATCGCTCAACTGGCCGATGCGCAGCCCGTCGAGTGCCAGCGGCAGCCGGGGCAGGCGGAGCGTTACCTGTTCCAGCCTCGGCTGGCGCGGCTCGTGCCAGAAGACGTAGGCCGCCCCCGTCGCTCCGAGCAGGCCCAGCGCCGCCGCGGCTGGCGCGCCGCCGGCGACCAGCGCCAGGACGGCCAGCGCGCTGCCGCTCGCCGCCGCGCCGATCCAGCGCTCGGAATACCGCACCTGCCCCGGACTGGGATCAAAACGCCGTCCCTCACGCTGTGGTCGAAATCGCTGTGTCGTTATTGCCATTGTTCTGGATCTGCTCTCTGATGTGAAACCAGGCGTCACAGGGAAAGGATCGGGAGGTGTGCCATCTCACAGAACCCGTTGTTAGGACGAGAAACCAGGTTGCCACGCACGCCTGCCTGCAGAAGGCTCCGCCACGCGAGCCACAGTATACGCGATGGAGATGAAGAACCGATGAAATGCCGCTCCCGGAAACCTCACATCGCCGGGGTATGCCTGGTTTCGGCTCTGCACACCTCGTCTCCGGCGAGGGCCTGGCACCGCCCCGGAGATATTGCATCAACCTGGTTCGGCGCCACGGCGTCCTTTGACGCCTCTCACCCCTGCGGGTACAATGCGGTAATCGTATAGGTTCGGCGCTTTCCGGATAGACGGCCCATCTGGCGCATTCTTCGATGGAAGGAGCTGCGAAGGCGGCGCCCTCTCGACCAGCGCTCCTTCCCGGCCATCCGGGTAACGCGCTGATGGCCCAAGGAACATATGTTTTTCCAGATCGTGATTATTCATTGAACTATGCCCGATTTTGCATACACCTCGATCGCTGACCCCGTGGCCTTCGAGGAGCGGCTGAAGCGCGTACCCGACGCTCCGGGCGTGTACCTCTGGAAAGACGCGGCGGGAACGTTGCTCTACGTGGGCAAGAGCAAGCGCCTGCGCGAGCGGATGCGCTCCTATTTCGGCTCGCCGCGTGGTCTCAACGCCAAAACGCGCCGCCTCGTCAGCCACATCGCCGATTTTGACATCGTGGTGACCCAGAGCGAACTGGAGGCCCTGCTGCTGGAGATGAACCTGATCAAGCAGCACCGGCCCCGCTACAACATTTTGCTCAAGGACGACAAGAGCTATCCTTACATTAAAGTGACGCTCCAGGAGGACTGGCCGCGCGTTTTTCCC
Coding sequences within:
- a CDS encoding metallophosphoesterase, whose protein sequence is MAITTQRFRPQREGRRFDPSPGQVRYSERWIGAAASGSALAVLALVAGGAPAAAALGLLGATGAAYVFWHEPRQPRLEQVTLRLPRLPLALDGLRIGQLSDLHLGLPYTADNARWAVERLVAEQPDLLVMTGDFVSFERAIPELPEVLAPLKSWRPRLGIFAVPGNHDYWEGFPAIQRTLAPLGVEFLLNSHRRLRDGEAELVLAGVDDMWDSAHDLAATLDGAPEGVFTVLLSHCPDLADEAAARGVHLQLSGHTHGGHVYLPLLGSFCLPRHGWRYPIGHLTIGALQLYVSRGIGGLPFRLGCPPEVTILTLRRASEAGSTA
- the purB gene encoding adenylosuccinate lyase → MTDDVTRLAALCPLDGRYRGDVGHLAAYFSEAALFRYRVRVEVEYLIFLSRAPSVGFVAPLDAQQQAQLRQLYRQFSDADALAIAAWDRRVNHDVKAVEYWLREQLDRLGLERWKEAVHFALTSEDVNNLAYGLLVREARDAAILPPLSRLLERLRELADVEAATPMLARTHGQAATPTTFGKEMNVFFMRLRRAFEAVRDVRLTGKLNGATGTFAAHAVALPEVDWITFSRAFVRLLELEPVLLTTQIEPHDSLATLCDALKRVNVILVDLCQDIWRYISDGYLAQRPAPGEVGSSTMPHKINPIDFENAEGNLGLAIALLEHMSRKLPVSRLQRDLSDSTVLRNLGTAFGYSLLGCQRVLRGLDKLAVRRERLRADLEAHPEVLAEAIQTILRREGYPEAYETLKTLTRGRDLTLEGLRQFVETLDVREEVRAELLALRPENYTGLAADLARLRDDRTAGGW